In the Diospyros lotus cultivar Yz01 chromosome 13, ASM1463336v1, whole genome shotgun sequence genome, GATTTAGTAAGAAATCTATGTGTCTGCACTGTGCACTAGTCATCTGGCTTTGGGGAAGTGggtttcattttctttgattcaatttgttattttatgaattgggATGGATTCGACTTTGTTCGCGAATCTGTACATCAGATGGGTTTGATCTCACAAACATCTACAGGGAacttccttttctctctctctctctctctctctctctctgaatttGCGAGTTTCTTGCTGCTAAAATTAAGTTCTTCCCGTGTTGAGATTCTGCAAAGCtagcaaccccccccccccccccccccccctctctctctctctctctgaatttGCCAGTTTCTTGCTGCTAAAATTAAGTTCTTCCCGTGTTGAGATTCTGCAAAGCTAGCAAAAACCCAAGATTATTCTTTCCTctaatttcctttccttttcttcttcttggagtGCAATTCTATTGCGGTTTTATCTTGAAAAGATTCATCTTTGATTTCACGTACCATTTCTCTGAGCCTTTTCTCGAATTAGTTTCGTCTATCTTTTTGTTTCACACCCAGTACTTGCTAAATTTAGATCTTGATGATCTCTAGTCTTTTTCCTCCACAGTGATCAAGCCATATCTTTCCCAAACAATCTAACTTTCCCCATTTGGTTTCCACATTGAATGGATATCAAACCCAACCAGAAATACTACCTAATCACCAATTCGTGCAAGCtccatagattttttttttttttaatttacagtCACTATTCTTTCAGTTTACATTAATGattcttttttgtttggatGTGTTCCAGAAGCAATTGGCGAGCATGGTGGAGAAGGCCTCAATTGAAGATGTGATGAAAGTTTTGATAGCTTCAAGAAAGCAAGAGATGCACCAACTTTGGACTACTTGTTCCCATTTGGTCGCCAAATCCGGCCTTCAGCCTGAAGTCCTGGCCAAGCATCTTCCGATCGACGTTGTCGCCAAAATCGAAGAGCTCCGCCTGAAATCATCGATCGCACGGCGATCCCTGATGCcgcaccaccaccaccaccacgaCCTCGGCGCCGCCGCCGACCTCGAAGACCAGAAAATCCGGCGAATGAGGCGAGCCCTGGACTCCTCCGATGTCGAGCTTGTCAAGCTCATGGTCATGGGGGAAGGGCTTAATCTCGACGAAGCCTTGGCCCTACATTATGCCGTCGAGAATTGCAGCCGGGAAGTGGTGAAAGCCCTTCTGGAACTAGGAGCCGCCGACGTTAACTACCCGGCTGGACCCGCCGGTAAGACGCCGCTCCACGTGGCGGCGGAGATGGTGTCGCCGGACATGGTGGCTGTACTGCTCGACCACCACGCCGACCCGACTATCCGGACGGTCGATGGAATCACCCCTCTCGACGTGCTCCGGAACTTGACATCCGATTTCCTCTTCAAAGGGGCAGTGCCGGGTCTGACCCACATAGAACCCAACAAGCTCCGCCTTTGTTTGGAGCTGGTTCAATCGGCCGCTTTGGTCATTTCACGGGAagaaggcggcggcggcggcggcggcaatGCTGCTTCTTCCACGCCTATTTATCCCCCGACGGCCGACGATCACAGCACTGGCAACATGGCCAACCTTAACCTAGATTCAAGACTGGTTTATCTCAACCTGGGCGCAGCGAGCCCCGGCCAAATGGGGTGTAATAAGATGGACGAAGCCGACGATAGTGGCCACCGTGGCCAGCGGCCGCCACCGCAGCAAGGGGGCTGTGACCCCTCAATGTACCaccatcaccaccaccaccaccaccatcacccACATGAGTATTagctcaatctctctctctccctctctctctctctctctctatatatatatatatatatccatggaAGTTGGAAATTCAGTCAAGGGAACACTGATTCAAACTGGTCGAGATAATTATTGGAATATTGTGTATCTATCGatctcgatctctccctctctgtgtGGGTGTTGTTTGTGGTGGATTTTGGCAGAATTTTGATTGTAGGGGCTTCCCAGTGTTTGAAGAGTGCCACTGCAGCTGCAAAGAGGATGAGACAATAGAGAATCTAAGTTTTAAGCAAAGGAAAGGGATGATGGAGAAGACTCGAGTCAATCTTTTCAACTCGCCCGGCCTGTCAACTCCTTttgtatttattggtatatcttatgTCATAtccctcttttttattttttttttcttgttatatccctcttttttattttcacttgCATTATTTTCTTGTCTCCCCCCGCCGACCCACCTTTCATGGGTCTTTATTATAATTGatccataaataaataaatggtggGTAATGTTTACCAGTACTCGCATGGCATAAATGCATTTTGTTTGTTTAGGTAAAGAGTATtcattatatcttatttttattctttaaaaattttattagttagctaaatattttgaaatataatgcATTTATAGCTCTTCTTGACattacccaataaaaaaaatcattaaactTATGTTAAATGACATAAAATAAAGTGTAATATATTACTCTGATCGAGTTGTGTAAAACAAGGTATACATATTTGTGACACAAGATAGAAAAACCCAAAAGTCATTGTTTATAACTGTGCGCGCATAGGGGCTGTGTGCTATGGCTAGCTAGGTTACATGCATGCACATGAAAACGCATTGGAGAGGCGCATGTTTTGGAATTATTCAGGCTGGTAGGGTTAGCTAGCTAGTTGCTCTTAGGCTTTGCTAGGACAGTTGGGTGTTGTTCTTAATGAGGGGAAATGACCAATGAGCtgtcccttttcttcttttgccaatttcttttcttgctttCATGACCCTTCCTGGAAGCTTGATTGTCTCATCGACCCTGCTTCTCTAATTGACTTATTGGACATGATCATTTGGCAGCGGacaaattgattttgtttgtaTTGCATGACTGGTGTTTGATTGTGACAACACCCACaacttattatattttgtatgtgttttctaatttgaaaatttgtatcttttatatagtttttatgccaaaaaaaattcaagatgtaatttattaatcatattaattattgggTGTTTCCATTTCTGATGCTAATATTTCAGGTCTtcctgtgtgtgtatatatatatatattttctcattCTGGATTAATTTGTCCGTGCCCCTTCCCTTCATCCTGAGAAAAACCCTAAGTTTGCCTTTCTTCTGTAGTTTACACAAACTATAGTACTTGTGTGTCTTGTTCTTGAGCTCTTGCAGCTTCTgtctctgtctgtctgtctgtctgttcATGTAAATGAATTTCTTCTGTTATATGTCTCCCAGTGTGAAAATCGATCTCTAGCATGGATGGGTTTAGTGTTAAGAATGCAAGTTGATCTATGATGCATAAACATTACTGCATCTGCATGCATGAATAAATCTTCAAAGCTTTTACCATTTAACAGAAATTAATtaacagaaaaagaaaggaggaggaagaagaagaagaagaatcccTTTGGGAGCCATttcatttctctctttcctGTTTTGAACtcctattttaatatatatacatatatattcccTTTCTTGTAGATGACACaaaaaatgtgtatatataggatttctttatgaaatattttgtttcatCCTAGGATTTGTGGAGAGAAAAAAGATTAGAAAaatgcttatatatgcatgcaaaAATACATCGTTGGCTGTTATGTTGTTACTGGTAGGTAGCAGCTAATTAAGCAACAAATAGAGGACCAGATCTGCTGATTACTTacaattttcctttaattttcaattcactaaaaagaaaaaagaaaaacccaaatttaatttgtattgatgaattgtttgaattacaaattacaaatatatatatatactgttccTCCGGATTTATCAGGAAGAAGCTCTCTGTGCTTTGTGGATGAAAGATAGTTTTCTTGCTCTTTCTGGTTTATACTTTTAAGTTTCCTCTCTGAAATTAATACCCGCTTctgatcaatatatataatatattataagcTTTGATTGCCCTTAAAAACATATAGTGTTTTGCCCAGCATTAGAGGCGCTCAATTTATTTCCTCTACCACTCATGCCCTCGATTTTGGCAGAAAAAATAAATCGCAAGTGTGAGGCTTTATTTTACTGCACAGGATGAGAATTAAACTCACAATTTATCGATGTAAATTTGACATATTACTTGCTCGAGTGCTcgaccctaaaccctaaactcaGCAACTTAATGAATATGAAATGAGTCTTCAAGTTAAGCATTTATGTTTAATGAAAGCATTGGGTGTTAATATACTTTCTGCAAGCACACATTTTTTCTTCTCCAGAAGCATGTAATTAACTGGTATTtcctatatatatttcttggaaaattacatacatgcatacgtatatgtgtgtatgtatatatatgattcaaactaaaaacaaattaaggATACATACTATCTCTAGGTTTGGCCAAAATGTACTCTCTCTGTGTATTCAGCTTATAAATTACGAAAATTAACCATTTGGTCCTTATTTTTAAAgcatctctctcttctccctttcttcatCTTTCTTATCTTCCTGTCATGTCTTCGATGGTATAGCAACCTTCTTCTCGGGTGGCCATAGCCATCGCAGACTTCCCTAACTAGCAAACTTCGTTTCAAACTATTGCCGTGTGGAACTCCATCGTACAGGTTTAGTGGACGAAAGAAAAGGCGACAAACAATGAACAACCAAGCAAATGGGAATCAAACAGTCAATTCTCCTTTGGCCACCATCATCAATTCTCCTCTCTTCCCTTCACACGGTTCATTTGTCTTTTAGCAGCAaattttgctctctctctctctctctctctgtctctctccctcatGTGATTCTATCACAACCTACTAGTATAGGATTTGGACGAAACCTACAAATGAGTTTTCAAGCCGTGGGTTTCCATCGAAAACCAATATCCGATCAAAACCCACATTTAGTGGGTTctaatgctctctctctcttaagtCTTTTTGTTTGTTAGCGACACCCTACTACAATAGTAGAGTCAGGATCTTGAATCAAAGGGACAGAAGTCTCAAGTttatatactaattttttttatattacttaATTATCTCCTATCTTTTTTATTTGAGGAAGAagtataaacaaaatataataatttatatgcacaatATCAAGAGTCAAATACAATTTTAGAAGTTGAGAGGGGACAATTGCCCACCatcaaatatatgtttatcCGCCATGCCCCACTACCAACCATAGCCAACAACCTTCAATGGTGATATGTTTAGTTGGgatgcttttatttatttttaatttttttataattttggaaGTGAGAAAAAAAAGTGTACAAGAGGAAAGgcattttaagaattttaaaaaaattaattaccattACTTAGCAGTGTATATGTTGTCTAATAATTAACCTCAAATGAGGTTAGTAATACTTTTGAAAACACATTGGGTGGCCTATGAAAGTTAATAGAATGTGCTTATAATTTGTTTGAgtggctaattttttttttaaaaaaaaaataactaaaaacgAATTTTCTTTTTGAGACATGGTTAACTTTTACAATTTCCACGCTTTTTGTCCCCCACGGAAGTTGTGTTTATCAAAGCTTGGATATGACAGATAACTCTATCCTTATTCAAGGGGCATTTCACAAgcttaacaaattaatttaaaggaAGGTGATGTTTGATATTATTGCCATCAAGGTCGACATGTCTAAGGCCTATGAcaatgatatttttgtatttgatatgattttgatgataaaaagtaattatattttgatgatgaaattattttgttaataattattaacttagtactataaattacttttatatattatattaaggacaaaaataaaaattaa is a window encoding:
- the LOC127789348 gene encoding regulatory protein NPR5-like, which produces MSPEESLRSLSQDYLNLLINGQAFSDVTFSVEGRLVHAHRCILAARSLFFRKFFCGMETQPGLTSAGAGGGLASSPRGSNPQVIPVNSVGYEVFLLMLQFLYSGQVSIVPQKHEPRPNCGERGCWHTHCTAAVDLALDTLAAARSFGVEQLALLTQKQLASMVEKASIEDVMKVLIASRKQEMHQLWTTCSHLVAKSGLQPEVLAKHLPIDVVAKIEELRLKSSIARRSLMPHHHHHHDLGAAADLEDQKIRRMRRALDSSDVELVKLMVMGEGLNLDEALALHYAVENCSREVVKALLELGAADVNYPAGPAGKTPLHVAAEMVSPDMVAVLLDHHADPTIRTVDGITPLDVLRNLTSDFLFKGAVPGLTHIEPNKLRLCLELVQSAALVISREEGGGGGGGNAASSTPIYPPTADDHSTGNMANLNLDSRLVYLNLGAASPGQMGCNKMDEADDSGHRGQRPPPQQGGCDPSMYHHHHHHHHHHPHEY